Proteins from a genomic interval of uncultured Flavobacterium sp.:
- a CDS encoding amidohydrolase — MKADLILFNGKIHSFNSKTPNVTAVAIKDGKFIAVGNDSNVMEFASEETKIIDLQHKTVVPGINDSHIHLIRGGLNYNLELRWDGVPSLADALRMLKEQVDRTPNPQWVRVVGGWSEFQFAERRMPTLEEINAIAPDTPVFILHLYDRAIMNRAALKAVGYTKNTPAPPGGQIERDSNGEPTGLIIATPNAMILYSTLAKGPTLSYEHQINSTRHFMKELNRFGITSVIDAGGGFQNFPDDYKVVNELNEKKQLTVRIAYNLFTQKPKNEFEDFEDWIDTVKLYQGDDMYRHNGAGEMLVFSAADFEDFLQPRPDLPENMEAELEKVVRLLVENRWPFRLHATYNESITRFLNVFEKINKEIPFNGLPWIFDHAETIDERNIERVKLLGGGIAVQSRMAYQGEYFTDRYGAKAAEHTPPIKKMIEMEVPVGGGSDATRVSSYNPWVSMYWMTVGKTVGGLQLYNESRLSRKTALELYTRGSAWFSQEQTKKGDIRTGMFADLVV; from the coding sequence ATGGAATTTGCATCTGAGGAAACCAAAATAATCGACCTTCAACATAAAACAGTGGTTCCGGGAATCAACGATTCGCACATTCACCTTATTCGAGGCGGTTTAAACTATAATTTAGAGTTACGCTGGGATGGCGTTCCTTCGCTTGCAGATGCACTTAGAATGCTAAAAGAACAAGTTGATCGTACTCCAAATCCGCAATGGGTTCGTGTTGTTGGTGGCTGGTCTGAGTTTCAATTTGCTGAACGCCGAATGCCAACTTTAGAAGAAATCAATGCAATTGCTCCTGACACTCCGGTTTTTATTCTGCATTTATATGATCGTGCTATTATGAACAGGGCAGCACTAAAAGCAGTTGGTTATACTAAAAATACGCCGGCACCTCCGGGAGGACAAATTGAAAGAGATTCTAATGGAGAACCAACCGGACTTATTATCGCTACGCCAAATGCCATGATTTTGTATTCGACTTTGGCAAAAGGTCCAACACTTTCTTACGAACATCAAATCAATTCTACTCGTCATTTCATGAAAGAATTGAATCGTTTTGGGATTACAAGTGTTATTGATGCCGGTGGAGGTTTTCAGAATTTTCCTGACGATTATAAAGTAGTCAACGAATTGAATGAAAAAAAACAATTAACGGTTAGAATTGCCTACAACCTTTTTACTCAAAAACCAAAAAACGAATTTGAAGATTTTGAGGATTGGATTGATACTGTAAAACTATATCAGGGAGATGATATGTACCGTCATAACGGTGCCGGTGAAATGTTAGTTTTTTCTGCAGCCGATTTTGAAGATTTTCTACAGCCAAGACCTGATCTTCCTGAAAACATGGAAGCTGAACTTGAAAAAGTAGTGCGTCTTTTAGTTGAAAACCGCTGGCCGTTTAGACTTCATGCTACTTATAACGAAAGTATTACAAGGTTCTTAAATGTATTCGAAAAGATCAATAAGGAAATTCCGTTTAACGGATTGCCTTGGATATTTGATCACGCCGAAACGATTGATGAACGAAACATTGAACGTGTTAAACTGCTGGGCGGCGGTATCGCCGTACAAAGCCGAATGGCATATCAAGGAGAATATTTCACTGACCGATACGGAGCAAAAGCAGCCGAACACACACCGCCAATTAAAAAAATGATTGAAATGGAAGTTCCTGTTGGAGGAGGTTCTGATGCAACCAGAGTTAGCAGTTATAATCCGTGGGTTTCAATGTATTGGATGACAGTCGGAAAAACTGTTGGAGGTTTACAATTATATAACGAAAGTAGATTAAGCAGAAAAACGGCTTTAGAATTGTACACCAGAGGAAGTGCCTGGTTTTCACAGGAACAAACAAAAAAAGGAGACATCAGAACAGGAATGTTTGCCGATCTTGTAGTTTAG